In Oscillospiraceae bacterium, a genomic segment contains:
- a CDS encoding MATE family efflux transporter translates to MHLIKSKHFYRNMLLIAVPIALQNLISFATGMMDTIMLGLAENGESMLSAASLGGQPMFILYVLGFGMSGGASVLVAQYWGKRDMESIRRIFAMMIKFAAVVSVLFAVLSLSIPRQIMLLYSDNPEIVGMGAQYLGIMGFACLTFDVSSMLICLFRAVESVKISVGINLVSFALNVFLNWVLIFGNLGFPALGIRGAAIATLIARVSEFVIIMIYLFCFDKKLGFKLRDLKLFDKLLAKDLIHYGTPVLLNEGLWAIGISVQASIMGHIDYAEGDPVAANSIASMLQQLACLVIFGIANAAAVITGRTIGEEDHKKAREQATTFRLLSYGIGAVSFAMIFFMRDLAVGFYNIDEATKELARQMITVIAVITFFVSIVGICLIGILRGGGDTRFCMYLEIGALWFLGVPLGYLAAAVLRLPVPFVLAAMKVDEPTKAFACIFRVRSGKWLRTVTR, encoded by the coding sequence ATGCACCTGATTAAATCGAAACATTTTTATCGGAATATGCTGTTGATTGCGGTTCCGATCGCACTGCAGAATCTGATCTCGTTTGCGACCGGAATGATGGATACAATCATGCTTGGGCTCGCTGAAAACGGTGAATCAATGCTCTCTGCGGCGTCACTCGGCGGTCAGCCGATGTTTATATTATACGTCCTCGGGTTTGGGATGTCCGGCGGTGCTTCGGTGCTGGTGGCTCAGTATTGGGGCAAACGGGATATGGAGTCGATCCGTCGGATTTTTGCGATGATGATTAAATTTGCGGCGGTAGTTTCAGTGCTTTTTGCCGTATTATCGCTGTCGATACCGCGTCAAATCATGCTGCTTTATTCCGACAATCCCGAGATTGTCGGAATGGGCGCGCAGTATCTTGGAATCATGGGGTTCGCCTGCCTGACCTTCGACGTCAGTTCAATGCTGATCTGTCTGTTTCGGGCGGTGGAATCGGTGAAGATCTCGGTGGGGATCAATCTTGTTTCGTTTGCTTTAAACGTATTTTTGAACTGGGTGCTGATCTTCGGGAATCTCGGCTTTCCGGCGCTGGGCATCCGGGGCGCCGCCATCGCCACACTGATTGCCCGCGTTTCGGAATTTGTCATCATCATGATCTACCTGTTCTGCTTTGATAAAAAGCTGGGATTTAAATTGCGCGACCTCAAACTGTTTGACAAGCTGCTGGCAAAGGATTTGATTCACTACGGTACGCCGGTACTGCTGAATGAGGGACTTTGGGCCATCGGTATCTCGGTGCAGGCCTCGATTATGGGGCATATCGACTATGCCGAAGGTGATCCGGTTGCAGCCAACTCGATTGCAAGTATGCTCCAGCAGCTGGCCTGTCTTGTCATTTTCGGCATTGCAAATGCGGCAGCGGTCATTACCGGACGCACGATCGGCGAGGAGGACCACAAAAAGGCACGCGAACAGGCGACGACTTTCCGGCTGCTCTCCTACGGCATCGGCGCGGTGTCGTTTGCAATGATCTTCTTTATGCGCGACCTTGCGGTCGGATTTTACAATATCGACGAAGCGACCAAAGAACTGGCGCGGCAGATGATTACCGTAATTGCCGTCATCACCTTTTTTGTCTCGATTGTGGGTATCTGCCTGATCGGGATTCTGCGCGGCGGGGGCGACACTCGGTTTTGTATGTATTTGGAGATCGGGGCGCTGTGGTTTCTCGGTGTGCCGCTCGGTTATCTGGCGGCGGCGGTTTTACGGCTGCCGGTGCCGTTTGTGCTGGCTGCAATGAAGGTGGACGAGCCCACCAAGGCGTTTGCCTGCATTTTTCGAGTCAGAAGCGGAAAATGGCTCAGAACCGTCACACGCTAA
- a CDS encoding DUF3298 domain-containing protein, whose product MNETLLKCGCVGYDVIGETTGDTLNYEETPVLRSKITLPKLRTTGAAINYIKINAWYQNLASQDRNHARLVLYPAAVDDYLDSVKDKRPFNTHEFLVTYEAQLVAQDLFSATVDTLTYEGGANPTTVRAAQTWLTGSGYMLKAEDFFKPACRYKDLIFSNVLAQAEEKAEELALFPDFPVLLKKYLDWNNYYLTCSEFVLFYQPVTIAPHSSGIVEFKIPLSKMRFCIRDCFLKQPNRCDDRDCCDNGVNPLNMPPLYR is encoded by the coding sequence ATGAACGAGACTCTGCTCAAATGCGGATGTGTGGGCTACGATGTAATCGGCGAAACGACCGGCGACACGTTGAATTACGAAGAGACGCCCGTACTGCGCAGCAAGATCACACTGCCCAAACTGCGTACGACCGGCGCTGCGATCAACTACATAAAAATCAATGCCTGGTATCAAAACCTCGCCTCACAGGACCGCAATCATGCGCGGCTGGTGCTCTACCCCGCCGCGGTGGACGATTATCTTGACTCCGTCAAAGACAAACGTCCCTTTAACACCCATGAATTCCTCGTGACCTATGAAGCGCAGCTGGTCGCGCAGGACCTGTTTTCCGCCACGGTCGACACGCTGACCTATGAAGGCGGCGCCAATCCGACCACGGTCCGAGCCGCCCAGACTTGGCTGACCGGCAGCGGCTACATGCTCAAAGCCGAGGACTTTTTCAAACCCGCCTGCCGCTATAAAGACCTGATTTTCAGCAATGTGCTTGCGCAGGCCGAGGAAAAAGCGGAAGAACTGGCTTTGTTCCCGGATTTCCCCGTATTGTTGAAAAAATATCTCGATTGGAACAATTATTATCTGACCTGTTCCGAATTCGTGCTGTTCTATCAGCCGGTGACCATCGCACCGCACAGTTCCGGTATTGTCGAATTCAAAATCCCGCTGTCAAAAATGCGTTTTTGCATCCGTGACTGCTTCTTGAAACAACCGAATCGCTGTGACGACAGAGATTGCTGCGACAACGGCGTCAATCCGTTGAACATGCCCCCGCTTTACCGATGA
- a CDS encoding 2-oxo acid dehydrogenase subunit E2, giving the protein MAETKKRSCDRHDGRRIKDLDGVHYIMPHLMPNRCDAEVYIQEKFDVTELLKFVAAKNGPDAPYKTTAFHVFAAAVAKTVIHRPLLNRFIANKHIYEREKVSLSFMAKRTFEDHSEEVLVKAIADGETVLSDISKSVVGDVTKLRKGGSNDMGDALDFFKKLPRCVMSLIMVFFRMMDRHDWMPNSLKDGDTNYSTVLLSNLGSIKCGATYHHLNNYGTNSIVATIGVIHKEPVYHDDGSFEIRDVVEIGITLDERIADGFYFAKSVKLLKYILAHPEMLDKPFKEEVDYDV; this is encoded by the coding sequence ATGGCGGAAACGAAAAAACGGTCTTGTGACAGGCATGACGGGAGGCGGATTAAGGATCTGGACGGCGTGCATTACATAATGCCCCATCTGATGCCCAACCGCTGTGACGCCGAAGTGTATATTCAGGAAAAATTCGATGTCACGGAGCTGTTAAAATTCGTCGCCGCCAAAAACGGTCCCGATGCACCTTATAAGACAACGGCATTCCACGTCTTTGCCGCCGCTGTCGCCAAGACGGTCATCCACCGCCCGCTGCTCAACCGTTTTATTGCCAATAAACACATCTATGAACGCGAGAAGGTCTCTCTCTCGTTTATGGCCAAACGCACTTTCGAAGATCATTCCGAAGAGGTTTTGGTCAAGGCTATCGCCGACGGCGAAACGGTATTATCCGATATCAGCAAAAGCGTTGTCGGTGACGTTACGAAACTACGCAAGGGCGGTTCCAACGACATGGGCGACGCGCTCGACTTTTTTAAGAAACTGCCGCGCTGCGTAATGTCATTGATTATGGTATTTTTCCGGATGATGGACAGGCACGACTGGATGCCCAATTCCCTCAAGGACGGCGATACCAATTATTCGACTGTATTGCTGTCCAATCTCGGCAGTATCAAGTGCGGTGCAACTTATCACCACCTCAATAACTACGGCACCAATTCCATTGTCGCCACCATCGGTGTGATCCATAAAGAGCCTGTCTATCATGACGACGGCAGTTTTGAGATCCGCGACGTCGTGGAAATCGGCATCACTTTGGACGAACGCATTGCCGACGGCTTTTATTTTGCAAAATCGGTAAAGCTTCTCAAATACATTCTCGCTCATCCGGAAATGTTGGATAAGCCATTCAAGGAGGAAGTAGATTATGACGTTTGA
- a CDS encoding class I adenylate-forming enzyme family protein, which produces MTFDAPNIPAPWLSSYGNVPAHLDYPDISMFDFLEKTANKYPDYYAYDFMGTKVTYKKFVADILDCAKAFRAIGIKEGDRVTICMPNTPQAVTAFYALNVIGALSNMIHPLSAEGEIIFYLNFSKSVAVLTLDAFYNKIANIRPQLTTLKHVIIATIAEELNPILKIGFMLTKGRKIPPIPADADIIRYKDFMAAGRKYTGNYRVAKKGMDPAVILYSGGTTGTTKGILLSNLCFNALSMQTFSAGDCIDPGSSMLAVMPVFHGFGLGVCIHTALTNALKCILVPQFNAQTYAQLLKKQQPNVIAGVPTLFEALLRNKNMDGVDLSCLKGIFSGGDSLSIELKKKVDKFLRDHGSKEQVREGYGLTECVTASCLTPRGFFKEGSIGVPFPDTYYKIVKPGTKVTAPYGEEGEICISGPSVMIEYLDNPAETADCLQIHEDGRKWLHTGDLGAMDAEGFVYYRQRLKRMIISSGYSIYPSQLENIIDAHEYVLMSTVIGVPDPYKVQKVKAFVVLKPGYEPTDEVKSEIYNHCVKNIAKYALPYEIEYRKSLPQTLVGKVAYTVLEKEEAEKLAAASAN; this is translated from the coding sequence ATGACGTTTGATGCACCGAACATCCCCGCACCGTGGCTGTCGTCTTACGGCAATGTCCCCGCGCATTTGGATTACCCGGATATCTCGATGTTTGATTTTCTCGAGAAAACCGCTAATAAATATCCGGATTATTATGCCTATGATTTTATGGGCACGAAGGTCACCTATAAAAAATTTGTCGCCGATATTCTCGACTGCGCCAAGGCCTTCAGAGCCATAGGCATCAAAGAGGGCGACCGCGTGACCATCTGCATGCCTAATACCCCGCAGGCCGTCACGGCGTTTTATGCGCTCAATGTGATCGGCGCGCTTTCCAACATGATTCACCCGCTGTCGGCAGAGGGCGAAATCATATTCTATCTCAACTTTTCAAAGAGCGTTGCAGTTTTGACCCTTGACGCGTTTTACAACAAAATCGCAAACATCCGGCCCCAGCTGACCACCCTGAAGCATGTGATTATCGCCACGATTGCCGAGGAATTGAATCCGATTCTGAAAATCGGCTTTATGCTGACCAAGGGCCGCAAAATCCCACCCATCCCCGCCGATGCCGACATCATCCGATATAAGGATTTTATGGCTGCGGGTAGAAAATACACCGGAAATTACCGTGTGGCCAAAAAGGGAATGGATCCGGCGGTCATTTTGTACAGCGGCGGTACAACCGGCACGACCAAAGGCATTTTGCTGTCGAACCTCTGCTTTAACGCCCTGTCAATGCAGACCTTTTCGGCGGGCGACTGCATCGATCCCGGCAGTTCGATGCTCGCCGTCATGCCCGTGTTTCACGGTTTCGGACTCGGTGTCTGTATTCATACCGCGCTTACGAACGCTTTGAAGTGTATCCTGGTTCCGCAGTTTAATGCTCAGACCTATGCACAGTTATTGAAAAAACAACAGCCGAATGTCATCGCCGGCGTTCCGACCCTGTTTGAAGCGCTTTTGCGCAACAAGAACATGGACGGCGTGGACCTGTCCTGCCTTAAGGGCATTTTCTCGGGCGGCGATTCGCTGTCGATCGAATTGAAGAAAAAAGTCGATAAATTCCTGCGTGACCACGGCTCCAAGGAGCAGGTGCGTGAGGGTTACGGTCTGACCGAGTGCGTCACGGCCAGCTGCCTGACGCCGCGCGGCTTCTTTAAAGAGGGCAGCATCGGCGTGCCGTTCCCTGATACTTATTACAAGATCGTCAAACCCGGTACCAAGGTGACCGCGCCTTACGGCGAGGAGGGCGAGATTTGCATCAGCGGCCCGTCAGTCATGATCGAATACCTTGACAACCCCGCCGAGACCGCCGACTGCCTGCAGATTCACGAAGACGGACGGAAATGGCTGCATACCGGCGATTTGGGCGCGATGGATGCGGAGGGCTTTGTCTATTACCGCCAGCGGCTGAAGAGAATGATTATCTCGTCCGGCTATTCGATTTACCCGTCGCAGCTTGAAAACATCATCGACGCGCATGAATATGTGCTGATGTCGACGGTTATTGGTGTGCCCGACCCATATAAGGTACAAAAGGTCAAGGCGTTTGTTGTGCTGAAGCCGGGCTACGAGCCGACCGATGAGGTTAAGTCCGAGATTTACAACCATTGCGTAAAAAACATCGCCAAATACGCGCTGCCGTATGAGATCGAATACCGCAAGTCGCTGCCGCAGACCCTGGTCGGCAAAGTGGCCTACACGGTGCTCGAAAAGGAAGAGGCCGAAAAACTGGCCGCCGCTTCGGCAAATTGA
- a CDS encoding HD domain-containing protein: MEYNALTARYKALKEKVTERKEAFERLMEFVEQETAFLTAPASMRFHMSKDCGLLEHSVNVAETLLKIKAVLAPELSDESCVIVALLHDLGKAGIPGQPQYLENEPTEKQKRYGYGPSVPYRFNNDLTYLSVPVRSIWLALPYLPLTQEETQAIVYHDGQYVEDNRSVAKHEKPLTLLLQYADNWCGFVTETEQETE; this comes from the coding sequence ATGGAATACAATGCGCTGACAGCGCGGTATAAAGCGCTGAAAGAGAAGGTCACCGAGCGGAAAGAGGCGTTTGAACGGCTGATGGAATTCGTCGAGCAGGAGACGGCATTTTTGACCGCACCGGCCTCGATGCGGTTTCATATGAGCAAGGACTGCGGGTTGTTGGAGCACAGCGTCAACGTCGCCGAGACCCTGTTGAAAATTAAAGCCGTGCTGGCACCCGAGCTTTCGGACGAGAGCTGTGTGATTGTGGCGCTGCTGCACGACCTCGGCAAGGCCGGTATCCCCGGCCAACCGCAGTATCTTGAAAACGAACCGACCGAAAAACAGAAACGGTACGGCTACGGCCCGTCGGTACCCTACCGGTTCAACAATGATCTGACTTATTTAAGCGTGCCGGTACGCAGTATCTGGCTGGCGCTGCCCTATCTGCCGCTGACTCAGGAGGAGACGCAGGCCATCGTCTATCACGACGGGCAGTATGTGGAGGACAACCGCAGTGTCGCAAAGCACGAAAAGCCGCTGACATTGTTATTACAATATGCCGACAACTGGTGCGGATTTGTGACCGAGACGGAGCAGGAGACGGAATAA
- a CDS encoding phosphoribosylaminoimidazolesuccinocarboxamide synthase: protein MEKLQQIYEGKAKKVFATDDPNLCIVDYKDDATAFNGQKKGTIVGKGVVNNTMSDYLFQLLEKNGIPTHFVKQLSPRETLVKKVKIVPLEVIIRNKAAGSMAKRLGLEEGMELNCPVLEFSYKDDALGDPMVNEYHVLAAGFATKEDIDTITKMAFKVNDVLKAFFAEVGVELIDFKLEFGRYGDEIILADEISPDTCRFWDIKTHEKLDKDRFRRDMGGVEEAYAEMMKRLGLN, encoded by the coding sequence ATGGAAAAACTGCAGCAGATTTATGAGGGTAAGGCCAAAAAGGTCTTCGCCACCGACGACCCGAACCTGTGCATCGTCGATTATAAAGACGACGCGACCGCTTTTAACGGTCAGAAAAAGGGCACCATCGTCGGCAAGGGCGTCGTCAACAATACGATGTCCGATTATCTGTTCCAACTGCTCGAAAAAAACGGTATTCCCACCCATTTCGTCAAACAGCTGTCTCCCCGCGAAACCCTTGTGAAAAAAGTCAAGATCGTCCCGCTCGAGGTCATCATCCGCAACAAGGCCGCCGGGAGTATGGCTAAACGGCTCGGGCTCGAGGAGGGCATGGAACTCAACTGCCCGGTGCTCGAATTTTCCTATAAAGACGACGCGCTCGGCGACCCGATGGTCAACGAATATCACGTTCTGGCTGCCGGGTTCGCAACAAAAGAAGATATTGACACCATCACCAAGATGGCTTTTAAGGTCAACGACGTGCTGAAGGCGTTTTTTGCCGAGGTCGGCGTTGAACTGATCGACTTTAAACTTGAATTCGGGCGCTATGGCGATGAAATTATTCTCGCCGATGAGATCTCGCCCGACACCTGCCGCTTCTGGGATATCAAAACCCATGAAAAACTCGATAAGGACCGCTTCCGCCGCGACATGGGCGGCGTCGAAGAGGCCTATGCCGAGATGATGAAGCGTCTTGGACTGAATTGA
- the purB gene encoding adenylosuccinate lyase codes for MEEYQSYESPLQGRYASREMKYLFSAEKKFTTWRTLWIALAESEAELGLPITKEQIDELKAHEKDVNYADAEAREKEVRHDVMAHVWAFGKQCPKAAPIIHLGATSCYVGDNTDIIIMRDALVLLRAKLVDAIRILAGFAEQYKEMPTLAFTHFQPAQPTTVGKRATLWMNELVMDLTDLEFVLLTLYPRGVKGTTGTQASFLELFEGDDAKCRRLDDMIAKKLGFEKSVPVSGQTYSRKTDSRVLNVLSGIAQTAAKFSNDIRLLQHLKEIEEPFEKNQIGSSAMAYKRNPMRSERMASLARFVEVNTLNPALTASAQWFERTLDDSANRRLAISECFLAADAILELLRNVSDGLVVYPKVIAARLEAELPFMATETILMDAVKRGGNRQELHERIRVHSMAAAKAVKEEGAKNDLLERIAADPVFGLTAEELIKLCKPEKFTGRSAHQVTEYLNEVIKPLLEKYQSVRIADAEITL; via the coding sequence ATGGAAGAGTATCAATCTTACGAATCTCCGCTGCAGGGCAGATATGCCTCGCGGGAAATGAAATATCTGTTTTCCGCCGAGAAAAAATTTACGACTTGGCGCACGCTTTGGATTGCCTTGGCGGAATCCGAAGCGGAACTCGGCCTGCCGATTACCAAAGAGCAGATCGACGAATTGAAAGCCCATGAAAAAGACGTCAATTACGCCGATGCCGAGGCCCGCGAAAAGGAGGTCCGGCACGACGTGATGGCGCATGTGTGGGCCTTCGGAAAGCAATGCCCCAAAGCCGCGCCGATTATCCATTTGGGCGCGACCTCGTGTTATGTCGGCGACAACACCGACATCATCATCATGCGCGACGCGTTGGTTTTGCTGCGTGCAAAACTGGTCGATGCGATTCGCATTTTAGCCGGATTTGCCGAACAATATAAAGAGATGCCCACACTGGCATTCACCCATTTCCAGCCCGCACAGCCGACCACCGTTGGGAAACGCGCCACGTTATGGATGAACGAACTGGTGATGGACTTGACCGATTTGGAATTTGTGCTGTTGACTTTATATCCGCGCGGGGTCAAGGGCACGACCGGCACTCAGGCCAGCTTTTTGGAACTTTTCGAGGGCGACGATGCGAAATGCCGCCGTCTCGACGATATGATCGCCAAAAAACTGGGCTTTGAAAAGAGTGTTCCGGTGTCGGGGCAGACCTATTCGCGCAAAACCGACAGCCGCGTGCTAAATGTGCTTTCGGGTATCGCTCAAACTGCCGCGAAGTTCTCCAACGACATCCGGCTGTTACAGCATTTAAAAGAGATCGAGGAGCCGTTTGAAAAGAATCAGATCGGCTCGTCGGCGATGGCCTATAAGCGCAACCCGATGCGCAGCGAGCGCATGGCGTCTCTGGCGCGGTTTGTCGAGGTCAACACCTTGAATCCGGCTTTGACCGCCTCGGCGCAGTGGTTTGAGCGCACGCTTGACGACTCGGCTAATCGCCGTCTTGCGATTTCTGAGTGCTTTTTAGCGGCGGATGCGATTTTGGAACTGCTGCGCAATGTATCCGACGGGCTGGTGGTCTATCCGAAGGTTATCGCGGCGCGGCTCGAGGCCGAACTGCCGTTCATGGCGACCGAGACGATTTTGATGGACGCCGTCAAGCGCGGCGGAAACCGTCAGGAACTGCACGAGCGCATCCGCGTCCACTCGATGGCTGCCGCGAAAGCGGTTAAGGAGGAGGGCGCGAAAAATGATCTATTGGAACGCATCGCAGCCGACCCCGTATTCGGCCTGACCGCAGAGGAACTCATCAAACTATGTAAACCCGAGAAATTCACCGGACGCAGCGCACATCAGGTGACCGAATATTTGAATGAAGTCATCAAGCCGCTGCTTGAGAAATATCAAAGCGTTCGTATTGCGGATGCCGAAATCACACTTTAG
- a CDS encoding adenylosuccinate synthase yields the protein MIKAIVGSCWGDEGKGKITDLMAADSDVVIRFQGGSNAGHTIINNYGKFALHQLPSGVFYDHITNIIGNGVALNPEKLIKELGELKSRNVPAPKLLVSDRTQVLMPYHILFDECEEARLAGKQFGSTKSGIAPFYSDKYAKIGIQISELYDDEKSLREKLDGILAQKNAILTGLYGQEPLDGDVMFAKLIEYREMLRPYVADTFEFLCDARAAGKTILLEGQLGALKDPDFGIYPMVTSSNTIAGYGTVGAGVPPYEIQEIVAVVKAYSSAVGAGEFVSELFGDEAEELRHRGGDAGEYGATTGRPRRVGWLDLVASKYGCKLQGATKIAFTVLDVLGYLDELKVCVGYEIDGKVTDKFPTTVKLKYAKPVYETLPGWKCEIKGIRNYRDLPEACKKYIEFAEEYIGIHIGMISNGPSRNDIILR from the coding sequence ATGATTAAAGCGATAGTTGGTTCCTGCTGGGGCGATGAGGGCAAGGGAAAAATCACCGATTTGATGGCCGCCGATTCCGACGTTGTCATCCGCTTTCAAGGCGGCAGCAACGCCGGTCACACCATCATCAACAATTATGGTAAGTTTGCGCTGCACCAGCTGCCTTCCGGCGTATTTTACGACCACATAACCAATATCATCGGCAACGGCGTGGCGTTGAATCCCGAAAAGCTGATCAAGGAACTCGGTGAGCTGAAAAGCCGCAATGTGCCTGCGCCGAAGCTGCTGGTCTCCGACCGCACGCAGGTGCTGATGCCCTATCATATCCTGTTTGACGAGTGTGAAGAAGCCCGGTTGGCCGGAAAACAATTCGGCTCGACCAAGAGCGGCATCGCGCCGTTTTATTCCGATAAATACGCCAAAATCGGCATTCAGATCAGTGAACTTTACGACGATGAGAAATCCCTGCGCGAAAAACTCGACGGGATTTTGGCACAGAAAAACGCCATTCTGACCGGCCTTTACGGACAGGAGCCGCTCGACGGCGACGTGATGTTTGCAAAACTGATCGAATACCGCGAGATGCTGCGTCCGTATGTCGCCGATACCTTTGAATTTTTATGCGACGCACGTGCTGCGGGTAAGACGATTCTGCTCGAGGGGCAGCTCGGCGCGCTCAAAGATCCCGATTTCGGCATCTATCCGATGGTGACCTCATCTAATACAATTGCCGGATATGGTACGGTCGGTGCGGGTGTGCCGCCGTATGAGATTCAAGAAATCGTTGCGGTCGTCAAGGCCTATTCCAGTGCGGTCGGTGCGGGTGAGTTCGTCAGCGAGCTGTTCGGCGACGAGGCGGAGGAACTGCGGCACAGAGGCGGCGACGCCGGGGAATACGGCGCGACCACCGGCAGACCCCGCCGGGTTGGCTGGCTCGACCTTGTGGCTTCAAAATACGGCTGTAAGCTACAAGGCGCAACCAAAATCGCCTTTACAGTGTTGGATGTACTGGGGTATCTGGATGAATTAAAAGTGTGCGTCGGCTATGAAATTGACGGTAAGGTAACCGATAAATTTCCGACTACCGTCAAGCTCAAATATGCCAAACCGGTCTATGAGACGCTGCCCGGTTGGAAATGTGAAATCAAGGGTATTCGCAATTACCGTGACCTGCCCGAAGCCTGCAAAAAATATATCGAGTTCGCCGAGGAATATATCGGCATCCACATCGGCATGATCTCCAACGGCCCGTCGAGAAACGACATTATTCTGCGGTAA
- a CDS encoding right-handed parallel beta-helix repeat-containing protein encodes MTDKRREIRASLSAMEEKRNKEAESLTDSCLVTDYQTLTTAVLQGLCWTKALEKALEEHAAVVIPASDTTYYLDRSVAIPSHRKIVAYGATVSLLPETDVLMFRNEHVTDGALAPEGMPEDEDISFLGGTYVECRTKRGGCGATGKYDEAHSKYGVSTCFLFSGVRGFTLKDVTFSHTAGFALQAGNLQDAVFENIAFESCYADGLHINGNSENVVCRNIRGQVGDDLVALNAFDWDNSSINFGPIKNVLCEHLDLYRDSNYKALRILPGIYYYGDGSFVDCATENILFSDVRGIKNFKLYLQTRSYPVDGKPSLTGIGTGDHIYFENIDADLDSPIDGLPNYRASDPLTGWIALFEIGADIGGILLENINLTVHPEYPSSAVLLVGPKSSVQNGNEVFDPYVRCTLGELVLHNVKVNGTPITTPDSIYLHEVRFDRLYNSPLASGAGKLGKVTVE; translated from the coding sequence ATGACAGACAAAAGACGGGAAATACGCGCGTCGCTTTCGGCGATGGAAGAAAAGCGGAACAAAGAGGCGGAATCTTTGACAGATTCGTGTCTTGTGACCGATTATCAGACGCTGACGACGGCGGTTTTGCAGGGGCTTTGTTGGACAAAAGCGCTTGAAAAAGCGCTGGAAGAACATGCGGCGGTCGTGATTCCGGCATCGGATACGACGTATTACCTTGACAGGTCGGTCGCCATTCCCTCGCATCGGAAAATCGTCGCTTACGGGGCGACTGTCAGTTTGCTGCCCGAAACCGACGTACTGATGTTTCGCAACGAACACGTCACCGACGGTGCATTGGCACCCGAAGGAATGCCCGAAGATGAGGATATTTCTTTTTTGGGCGGCACCTATGTCGAATGCCGCACCAAACGCGGGGGCTGCGGAGCGACGGGCAAATATGACGAGGCACACAGTAAATACGGCGTCTCCACCTGCTTTTTGTTTTCGGGCGTCCGTGGATTTACGCTGAAAGATGTCACGTTCTCGCATACAGCGGGGTTTGCATTGCAGGCGGGGAATCTTCAGGATGCTGTTTTTGAAAATATCGCGTTCGAGTCCTGCTATGCGGACGGGCTGCATATCAACGGCAATTCCGAAAATGTCGTCTGCCGAAACATTCGCGGGCAGGTGGGTGACGATCTGGTTGCGCTGAACGCGTTCGACTGGGATAACTCATCGATCAACTTCGGGCCGATTAAAAATGTACTGTGCGAACATCTCGATTTATACCGCGACAGTAATTATAAAGCGCTGCGGATTCTGCCCGGTATTTATTATTACGGTGACGGGTCTTTCGTCGACTGCGCAACCGAGAACATCTTGTTTTCGGATGTCCGAGGAATTAAAAATTTCAAACTGTATTTGCAGACACGCTCGTATCCGGTGGACGGGAAACCGTCTTTGACCGGAATCGGCACGGGAGATCATATTTATTTCGAGAACATCGACGCCGATCTGGATTCGCCTATTGACGGACTGCCGAATTACAGGGCTTCCGATCCGCTGACGGGCTGGATTGCCCTTTTCGAGATCGGCGCGGATATCGGCGGCATCTTGTTGGAAAACATCAATTTGACGGTTCACCCCGAATACCCCTCGTCTGCGGTGCTGCTGGTCGGGCCGAAGTCCTCCGTTCAAAACGGTAATGAGGTATTCGACCCATACGTCCGCTGTACGCTTGGCGAGTTGGTGCTGCACAATGTAAAAGTCAACGGAACGCCGATTACAACTCCGGATTCCATCTATCTGCATGAAGTACGTTTTGACCGTCTGTACAACAGCCCGCTGGCATCTGGAGCGGGAAAACTGGGAAAAGTGACTGTCGAATAA